In the Mya arenaria isolate MELC-2E11 chromosome 11, ASM2691426v1 genome, one interval contains:
- the LOC128208132 gene encoding RNA-binding protein 4.1-like isoform X2: MPIKIFVGNLSSDTTTEDVQPLFEAYGQVTECDVLRNFGFVHMAREDEAEAAISELSGSLIKGQRINVEKSTGASRGGRGGGKMMGGGSRGGFRGRGAPAPRGRGGPGGRGAPYGRGAPAPERDPYDPYPPPRAHPYSRDPYAAYDDYYARRPAPARDPYDRPPYDRAERLPPPRDPYDRYPPSRYPPPRDPYDRYPPPPRASADPYERPPPDYYQRAYDGYDDPPRRAGEALPPPQAAARPPSNGYGERPLPREPAAGSEAFSSSYSSYYDRFYKPGGSQSNGAPAPQRAQAPQGLGRGAPGGRGAPPGRNDQQSALQTGPIYF, encoded by the exons ATGcctatcaaaatatttgttgggAACTTGTCATCCGACACAACCACAGAGGATGTCCAGCCTTTGTTTGAAGCCTATGGGCAGGTGACTGAGTGTGATGTCCTCCGCAATTTTGGCTTTGTG CATATGGCGAGAGAGGATGAGGCTGAGGCTGCCATCAGTGAATTGTCAGGGTCTCTTATCAAAGGACAGCGTATCAATGTTGAG AAATCAACAGGAGCATCCAGAGGTGGTCGTGGTGGTGGGAAAATGATGGG AGGAGGCAGTCGAGGGGGTTTTAGAGGTCGAGGAGCGCCAGCACCCCGAGGTAGAGGTGGCCCAGGAGGACGGGGAGCTCCTTATGGACGTGGAGCCCCTGCCCCAGAGAGAGATCCCTATGACCCGTACCCCCCACCCAGGGCACATCCCTATAGCAGGGATCCGTATGCTGCTTATGATGACTACTACGCAAGGAGACCTGCACCAGCACGTGATCCCTATGATAGGCCTCCATATGATCGGGCGGAAAGGCTGCCCCCTCCGAGGGACCCCTATGATAGATACCCACCTTCAAGGTATCCTCCCCCACGGGATCCCTACGACAGATACCCACCCCCTCCAAGAGCATCAGCTGACCCTTACGAAAGACCTCCACCAGATTACTATCAAAG AGCATATGATGGCTACGATGATCCCCCAAG GAGAGCTGGAGAGGCCTTGCCCCCACCCCAAGCAGCAGCACGTCCTCCATCAAATGGGTATGGCGAGCGACCCCTGCCCCGTGAGCCAGCTGCTGGAAGTGAGGCCTTTAGCAGCTCTTACTCAAGCTACTACGATAGATTCTACAAGCCTGGAGGCAGCCAGTCCAATGGTGCCCCTGCCCCTCAAAGGGCACAAGCTCCCCAGGGCCTCGGGCGAGGAGCCCCAGGGGGCAGAGGGGCACCTCCAGGAAGGAACGACCAGCAGTCAGCACTCCAGACTGGACCAATTTACTTCTAA
- the LOC128208132 gene encoding RNA-binding protein 4.1-like isoform X1, with protein MPIKIFVGNLSSDTTTEDVQPLFEAYGQVTECDVLRNFGFVHMAREDEAEAAISELSGSLIKGQRINVEKSTGASRGGRGGGKMMGGGSRGGFRGRGAPAPRGRGGPGGRGAPYGRGAPAPERDPYDPYPPPRAHPYSRDPYAAYDDYYARRPAPARDPYDRPPYDRAERLPPPRDPYDRYPPSRYPPPRDPYDRYPPPPRASADPYERPPPDYYQRYRAYDGYDDPPRRAGEALPPPQAAARPPSNGYGERPLPREPAAGSEAFSSSYSSYYDRFYKPGGSQSNGAPAPQRAQAPQGLGRGAPGGRGAPPGRNDQQSALQTGPIYF; from the exons ATGcctatcaaaatatttgttgggAACTTGTCATCCGACACAACCACAGAGGATGTCCAGCCTTTGTTTGAAGCCTATGGGCAGGTGACTGAGTGTGATGTCCTCCGCAATTTTGGCTTTGTG CATATGGCGAGAGAGGATGAGGCTGAGGCTGCCATCAGTGAATTGTCAGGGTCTCTTATCAAAGGACAGCGTATCAATGTTGAG AAATCAACAGGAGCATCCAGAGGTGGTCGTGGTGGTGGGAAAATGATGGG AGGAGGCAGTCGAGGGGGTTTTAGAGGTCGAGGAGCGCCAGCACCCCGAGGTAGAGGTGGCCCAGGAGGACGGGGAGCTCCTTATGGACGTGGAGCCCCTGCCCCAGAGAGAGATCCCTATGACCCGTACCCCCCACCCAGGGCACATCCCTATAGCAGGGATCCGTATGCTGCTTATGATGACTACTACGCAAGGAGACCTGCACCAGCACGTGATCCCTATGATAGGCCTCCATATGATCGGGCGGAAAGGCTGCCCCCTCCGAGGGACCCCTATGATAGATACCCACCTTCAAGGTATCCTCCCCCACGGGATCCCTACGACAGATACCCACCCCCTCCAAGAGCATCAGCTGACCCTTACGAAAGACCTCCACCAGATTACTATCAAAGGTACAG AGCATATGATGGCTACGATGATCCCCCAAG GAGAGCTGGAGAGGCCTTGCCCCCACCCCAAGCAGCAGCACGTCCTCCATCAAATGGGTATGGCGAGCGACCCCTGCCCCGTGAGCCAGCTGCTGGAAGTGAGGCCTTTAGCAGCTCTTACTCAAGCTACTACGATAGATTCTACAAGCCTGGAGGCAGCCAGTCCAATGGTGCCCCTGCCCCTCAAAGGGCACAAGCTCCCCAGGGCCTCGGGCGAGGAGCCCCAGGGGGCAGAGGGGCACCTCCAGGAAGGAACGACCAGCAGTCAGCACTCCAGACTGGACCAATTTACTTCTAA
- the LOC128208131 gene encoding U3 small nucleolar RNA-associated protein 25 homolog, with translation MGKPRKQDFKRKRPQIDLGSLSKKQRKIYRTEKKTKLQGNRSNKDAVEKDHPQKVPEQDIESEEGISSSSSEDEASPYQQLVSTLITPRPAHNTHRDSDESDSEDEETENLENNQQEADREQMSDDDDDDNDDDVVDRSDEEVESVNSDGEAEMIGLDDLSGDDDDVAENGEEEGGVGEGGESSGEEMGMEEEESDQDEDTALHDTDPFLKHFEIELEENVADKLGACPKCQREQVQIAGVGPALQQWPLPELKPTVLPRKDKNLTDAHVRQSLCSNLAEANRKMCNVTSGGLSSFQSGMFSIINNYQDLLYSDRNAETGEKIRLLYCLHALNHVLKTRKRVISHNTKIKQKGQLSVDEDYRDQGLTRPKVLMVLPFRDSAKRVVDMFIQLLNPTDQGFVSNKKRFQSEYSLPAQEEPKKGYKPHDYETTFAGNIDDHFRIGIGVAKKTLKLYTKFYMSDIILASPLGLRTLIGAEGDKERDYDFLSSIELLIIDQADVLMMQNWDHVLHIMRHLHLQPLEAHGVDFSRVRMWTLNGWARFYRQTLVFSGVPVPEVAALFNKHCHNRSGKYQIMRKPTCGSICQIAAQLPQVFHRVESTSITSVPDDRFDFFVKKVFPQHSKSGASQTLIFVPSYFDFVRLRNYFKREEISFLQISEYSKEKTVNTARNLFYHRRLPYLLYTERFHFYKRMRIRGIRHLIFYGLPQYPHFYSEMCNMLGDVRGKARADSLSVTIVYSKFDAQRLAEIVGNVRAGQMINSQKSVHMFVTGD, from the exons ATGGGAAAGCCAAGAAAGCAAGATTTTAAGAGAAAACGACCGCAAATCGATCTTGGATCTCTATCTAAGAAACAGAGAAAGATATATAGaactgagaaaaaaacaaaattacaaggAAATAG GTCGAACAAAGATGCTGTTGAAAAGGATCATCCACAAAAAGTACCAGAACAG GATATTGAGAGTGAAGAAGGCATTTCCAGCTCCTCCTCAGAAGACGAGGCCAGCCCTTACCAGCAGCTTGTGTCAACACTCATAACTCCCCGGCCCGCACATAATACACACAGGG ACTCCGATGAGTCAGACAGTGAAGATGAGGAAACAgaaaatttggaaaacaatCAACAA GAAGCAGACAGAGAACAGATgtctgatgatgatgatgatgacaatgatgatgacgTTGTTGACAGAAGTGATGAGGAGGTCGAGAGTGTAAACAGTGACGGTGAAGCAGAAATGATAGGTTTAGATGATTtgagtggtgatgatgatgatgtagcAGAAAATGGTGAAGAAGAAGGCGGGGTTGGTGAGGGAGGAGAAAGCAGTGGGGAGGAGATGGGGATGGAGGAGGAGGAGTCCGACCAGGATGAGGACACTGCACTACACGATACAG ACCCTTTCCTTAAACACTTTGAGATTGAGCTAGAGGAAAATGTGGCTGACAAGCTGGGGGCGTGTCCCAAGTGTCAACGTGAACAGGTCCAG ATAGCAGGGGTTGGTCCAGCCCTCCAGCAGTGGCCGTTGCCTGAGCTGAAACCCACTGTCCTTCCAAGGAAGGACAAAAACCTCACTGATGcgcat GTGAGACAGTCATTGTGCTCCAACTTGGCTGAAGCAAACAGAAAAATGTGTAATGTTACATCAG GTGGCCTGTCATCTTTCCAGAGTGGAATGTTCTCCATCATTAACAACTACCAG GACTTGCTGTACAGTGATCGCAATGCAGAGACGGGGGAAAAGATACGCTTGCTGTACTGCCTGCATGCCCTCAACCATGTTCTCAA GACAAGAAAGAGAGTGATATCTCACAACACAAAGATTAAACAGAAAGGCCAGCTTAGTGTTGATGA GGACTACAGAGACCAGGGTTTAACGCGACCCAAGGTACTGATGGTGCTTCCATTTCGGGACTCGGCCAAACGTGTAGTGGATATGTTCATTCAGCTCCTTAACCCCACAGATCAG GGTTTTGTCTCGAATAAGAAGCGTTTCCAGTCTGAGTACTCTCTGCCAGCTCAAGAGGAGCCGAAGAAAGGCTACAAGCCAC ATGATTATGAGACCACATTTGCTGGGAACATTGATGACCATTTCCGTATTGGTATTGGTGTTGCCAAGAAGACCCTGAAGCTCTATACCAAGTTCTACATGTCAGATATCATCCTGGCCTCACCCCTGGGCCTCCGCACTCTCATTGGAGCTGAGGG GGACAAGGAGCGTGACTATGATTTCTTGAGCTCCATTGAGCTGTTGATCATTGACCAGGCAGATGTTCTCATGATGCAAAACTGGGACCATGTGTTG CATATCATGCGTCACCTGCACCTTCAGCCCCTGGAGGCACACGGGGTCGACTTCTCCCGTGTCCGCATGTGGACACTCAATGGCTGGGCCCGGTTCTACCGACAGACCCTTGTGTTCTCAGGAGTGCCTGTACCAGAGGTGGCAGCCCTCTTCAACAAACACTGTCACA ACAGGAGTGGCAAATACCAGATTATGAGAAAGCCCACCTGTGGCTCCATCTGCCAGATTGCGGCACAGCTGCCTCAG GTCTTTCACAGAGTGGAAAGCACTTCCATTACAAGCGTCCCAGATGACCGATTTGACTTCTTTGTTAAAAAG GTATTCCCGCAGCACTCCAAATCTGGAGCCTCACAGACCCTCATCTTTGTACCATCATACTTCGACTTTGTCAGACTCAGGAACTACTTCAAGCGAGAAGAGATCAGCTTTCTTCAGATTAGCGA GTACTCAAAGGAAAAGACAGTGAATACAGCCAGGAATCTGTTCTACCACAGGAGGTTGCCCTATCTCCTTTACACAGAGAGGTTCCACTTTTATAAACG AATGCGCATTCGAGGCATACGGCATCTGATTTTCTATGGGCTGCCCCAGTACCCTCACTTCTACAGTGAGATGTGTAACATGTTGGGCGATGTTCGTGGCAAGGCAAGGGCAGACAGTCTCTCTGTTACGATCGTCTACTCCAAGTTTGATGCCCAGAGACTGGCTGAAATAGTTGGCAATGTGCGTGCTGGACAGATGATTAATTCACAAAAGAGTGTGCACATGTTTGTGACTGGAGATTAA